One genomic region from Cyanobium usitatum str. Tous encodes:
- the carB gene encoding carbamoyl-phosphate synthase large subunit produces MPRRTDLRRILLLGSGPIVIGQACEFDYSGTQACKALRAEGFEVVLVNSNPASIMTDPDMADRTYIEPLTPEVVARVIEIEQPDALLPTMGGQTALNLAVALAENGTLDKHGVELIGANLQAIRKAEDRLLFKEAMERIGVAVCPSGIANTLEEAERVGEVIGSYPRIIRPAFTLGGSGGGIAYNPEEFRAFCKSGLEASPVSQILVEQSLLGWKEFELEVMRDSADNVVIVCSIENLDPMGVHTGDSITVAPAQTLTDREYQRLRDQSIAIIREIGVDTGGSNIQFAINPVNGDVVVIEMNPRVSRSSALASKATGFPIAKIAARLAVGYTLDEILNDITGATPACFEPTIDYVVTKIPRFAFEKFRGSPALLTTSMKSVGEAMAIGRCFEESFQKALRSLETGHAGWGCDRPDAASDPTLAPDPTALERALRTATPERIFAVREAMLAGRSDDEIHQLSAIDPWFLAKLRCILKAEQRLLRGRQLEQLDAAALLELKQLGFSDRQIAWATGSDELTVRRHRQGLGINAVFKTVDTCAAEFASSTPYHYSTYERPLERLNAAGELEIVPPENEVQPESRRKVMILGGGPNRIGQGIEFDYCCVHASFALQAEGFATVMVNSNPETVSTDYDTSDRLYFEPLTLEDVLNVIEVEHPEGVIVQFGGQTPLKLAIPLLHWLASPEGLATGSRIWGTSPESIDAAEDREQFEAILRRLEIRQPRNGLARSEAEARAIAARVGYPVVVRPSYVLGGRAMEVVYDEAELNRYMVEAVQVEPDHPVLIDQYLDNAIEVDVDALCDREGVVLIGGVMEHIEPAGIHSGDSACWLPSVSLSEAALATIRAWSRALALALGVRGLINLQFAVQIDPELGERVFIIEANPRASRTVPFVAKATGVPLAKVASQLMAGRTLAELGLTAEPIPPLQTVKEAVLPFKRFPGSDTLLGPEMRSTGEVMGIASSAGMAYAKAELAAGEALPTNGTVFLSTHDRDKPALLPVAERLVGLGFALIATGGTAEALRAAGLQVESILKVHEGRPNIEDAIRSARIQLIINTPIGRQAAHDDKYLRRAALDYAVPTVTTLAGARAAVEAITALQQQTVEVHALQDIHPGPTR; encoded by the coding sequence ATGCCCCGCCGCACGGACCTCAGGCGCATCCTGCTGCTGGGCTCGGGGCCGATTGTGATCGGCCAGGCCTGTGAATTCGATTATTCCGGCACCCAGGCCTGTAAAGCCTTGCGGGCCGAAGGTTTTGAGGTGGTGTTGGTGAATTCCAACCCGGCTTCGATCATGACCGATCCGGACATGGCGGATCGCACCTACATCGAGCCGCTCACCCCCGAGGTGGTGGCTCGGGTGATTGAGATCGAGCAGCCCGATGCCCTGCTGCCCACGATGGGCGGTCAGACCGCCCTCAACCTGGCGGTAGCCCTGGCTGAAAACGGCACCCTGGATAAGCACGGGGTGGAGCTGATCGGCGCCAACCTGCAGGCGATTCGCAAGGCGGAAGATCGGCTGCTTTTTAAGGAGGCGATGGAGCGGATCGGCGTGGCGGTGTGTCCCTCCGGCATCGCCAACACCCTGGAGGAGGCGGAGCGGGTGGGCGAGGTCATCGGCAGCTACCCCCGCATCATCCGGCCGGCCTTCACCCTGGGCGGCAGCGGCGGGGGCATCGCCTACAACCCCGAGGAGTTCCGCGCCTTCTGCAAAAGCGGCCTGGAGGCCAGCCCCGTCTCCCAGATCCTGGTGGAGCAGTCGCTGCTGGGCTGGAAGGAATTCGAGCTGGAGGTGATGCGCGACAGCGCCGACAACGTGGTGATCGTTTGCAGCATTGAAAACCTCGATCCGATGGGGGTGCATACCGGTGATTCGATCACCGTGGCGCCGGCCCAAACCCTCACCGACCGCGAATACCAGCGGCTGCGCGACCAGTCGATCGCGATCATCCGCGAGATCGGCGTGGATACGGGCGGCAGCAATATTCAATTTGCGATCAACCCCGTCAATGGCGACGTGGTGGTGATCGAGATGAATCCGCGCGTATCGCGCAGCTCGGCGCTGGCATCGAAGGCCACCGGCTTTCCGATCGCCAAGATCGCCGCCCGCCTGGCGGTGGGTTACACCCTCGATGAAATCCTCAACGACATCACCGGTGCCACGCCGGCTTGCTTCGAACCCACGATCGATTACGTGGTCACGAAGATTCCCCGCTTCGCCTTTGAGAAGTTTCGCGGCAGCCCCGCTTTGCTCACAACTTCGATGAAGTCGGTGGGCGAGGCGATGGCTATCGGCCGCTGCTTTGAGGAGTCGTTCCAAAAGGCGTTGCGCTCCTTGGAAACGGGCCACGCCGGCTGGGGTTGCGACCGCCCCGATGCCGCAAGTGACCCCACGCTTGCCCCCGATCCCACCGCCTTGGAGCGGGCCCTGCGCACCGCCACCCCGGAGCGCATTTTCGCCGTGCGCGAGGCGATGCTCGCCGGCCGCAGCGACGACGAGATCCACCAGCTCAGCGCCATCGATCCCTGGTTTTTGGCCAAGCTGCGCTGCATCCTCAAGGCTGAGCAGCGGCTGCTGCGGGGCCGCCAGCTCGAGCAACTCGATGCCGCCGCCCTGCTGGAGCTCAAGCAGCTGGGCTTCTCCGATCGCCAGATCGCCTGGGCCACCGGCAGCGATGAACTCACGGTGCGGCGCCACCGTCAGGGGTTGGGCATTAATGCCGTGTTTAAAACCGTCGACACCTGCGCGGCGGAGTTTGCCTCCAGCACCCCGTATCACTACTCCACCTATGAGCGGCCGCTGGAGCGGCTCAACGCCGCTGGTGAGCTCGAGATCGTGCCGCCTGAAAATGAGGTGCAGCCCGAGAGCCGCCGCAAGGTGATGATCCTGGGCGGTGGGCCAAACCGCATCGGCCAGGGGATTGAATTCGACTACTGCTGCGTGCACGCCTCCTTTGCCCTGCAGGCGGAAGGCTTCGCCACCGTGATGGTGAACAGCAATCCGGAGACGGTGTCAACCGATTACGACACCTCCGACCGGCTCTACTTCGAGCCGCTCACCCTCGAAGACGTGCTCAACGTGATTGAGGTGGAGCATCCCGAGGGGGTGATCGTGCAGTTTGGTGGCCAGACGCCGCTGAAGCTGGCGATTCCGCTGCTGCACTGGCTGGCCTCCCCCGAGGGCCTGGCCACCGGCAGCCGCATCTGGGGCACTTCGCCTGAATCGATTGATGCGGCCGAAGACCGGGAGCAATTTGAAGCGATCCTGCGCCGGCTGGAGATCCGCCAGCCCCGCAATGGCCTGGCCCGCAGTGAGGCCGAGGCCCGGGCCATCGCCGCGCGCGTGGGCTATCCAGTGGTTGTGCGCCCCAGCTACGTGCTGGGTGGGCGCGCCATGGAGGTCGTCTACGACGAAGCCGAGCTCAACCGCTACATGGTGGAAGCGGTGCAGGTGGAGCCCGACCACCCGGTGCTGATCGACCAATACCTCGATAACGCCATAGAGGTGGATGTGGATGCCCTTTGCGATCGGGAGGGGGTGGTGCTGATCGGCGGTGTGATGGAGCACATCGAACCGGCCGGGATCCATTCGGGTGATTCGGCCTGCTGGCTGCCTTCCGTGAGCCTGAGCGAGGCAGCCCTGGCCACGATCCGCGCTTGGAGCCGGGCCCTGGCCCTGGCCCTCGGGGTGCGTGGCCTGATCAACCTGCAGTTTGCGGTGCAAATCGACCCTGAGCTGGGCGAGCGGGTATTCATCATCGAGGCAAATCCCCGGGCCTCCCGCACCGTGCCCTTTGTGGCTAAGGCCACCGGCGTGCCCCTGGCCAAGGTGGCCAGTCAGCTGATGGCCGGCCGCACCCTGGCGGAGCTGGGGCTCACGGCCGAACCGATCCCGCCTCTGCAAACGGTGAAGGAGGCGGTGCTGCCCTTCAAGCGCTTCCCAGGTTCCGACACCTTGCTTGGCCCTGAAATGCGCAGCACCGGCGAGGTGATGGGCATCGCCAGCAGCGCCGGCATGGCCTATGCCAAGGCCGAGCTAGCCGCCGGCGAGGCCCTGCCCACCAACGGTACGGTATTTCTCTCCACCCACGACCGCGATAAACCGGCCCTGCTGCCCGTGGCTGAGCGGCTGGTGGGGCTGGGCTTTGCCCTGATCGCCACCGGTGGCACCGCCGAGGCCCTTAGGGCCGCTGGCCTGCAGGTGGAATCCATCCTCAAGGTGCATGAGGGCCGGCCCAATATTGAAGATGCGATCCGCTCGGCCCGCATTCAGCTGATCATCAACACGCCGATCGGCCGCCAGGCTGCCCACGACGACAAATACCTGCGCCGGGCCGCCCTCGACTACGCAGTGCCGACGGTGACAACCCTGGCCGGGGCCCGGGCCGCTGTCGAGGCGATCACAGCGCTGCAGCAGCAGACCGTTGAGGTGCATGCCCTGCAGGACATCCACCCCGGACCCACTCGTTAG
- a CDS encoding universal stress protein, with protein sequence MPYSHLLVPTDGSELSDKAVQQAVALAHSLGARITFFHAQSNFPISLVGVGELVDPNTVTALVQAARHGAEKILAAAAAAAQAAGVVSDQDTMVSSMPYSAIVEAAGRHGADLIVMASHGRRGLEGVLLGSETHRVLTHSSCPVLVVR encoded by the coding sequence ATGCCATACAGCCACCTGCTGGTGCCCACCGATGGCTCCGAGCTTTCAGACAAGGCCGTGCAGCAGGCGGTGGCGCTGGCCCACAGCCTGGGAGCTCGCATCACCTTTTTCCACGCCCAGTCCAACTTCCCCATCTCCCTGGTGGGCGTGGGAGAGCTGGTGGACCCCAATACGGTGACCGCCCTAGTGCAAGCCGCTCGCCACGGCGCCGAGAAAATCCTGGCGGCAGCAGCAGCAGCGGCCCAGGCCGCCGGGGTGGTCAGCGACCAGGACACCATGGTTAGCTCCATGCCCTACTCGGCAATCGTGGAGGCGGCAGGCCGCCATGGGGCAGATTTGATTGTGATGGCCTCCCATGGCCGCCGCGGCCTGGAGGGGGTGCTGCTGGGCAGCGAAACCCACCGGGTGCTTACCCACAGCAGCTGCCCGGTGCTGGTTGTGCGTTGA
- the rsfS gene encoding ribosome silencing factor: protein MADSPAGRSTTHQELDSEQLAKLAAEACDDRKAVDIRLIRVDEVSSLADWFVICSGLSDVQVRAIARSAEDQIEEITGRLPLRREGQKEGRWMLLDYGEVIVHVLTPSERTYYDLESFWGHGEQVRFVSSTPAVSP from the coding sequence ATGGCTGATTCCCCCGCTGGCAGGTCCACGACCCACCAGGAGCTCGACAGCGAGCAGCTGGCCAAGCTGGCGGCAGAAGCCTGTGACGACCGCAAGGCCGTGGACATTCGTCTGATTCGCGTTGACGAGGTGTCTTCGTTGGCCGATTGGTTTGTGATCTGCAGCGGCCTCTCCGACGTGCAGGTGCGCGCCATCGCCCGCTCGGCTGAGGATCAGATCGAGGAGATCACCGGCCGGCTGCCCCTAAGGCGCGAAGGCCAGAAGGAGGGCCGCTGGATGCTGCTCGACTACGGCGAAGTGATCGTGCATGTGCTCACCCCCAGTGAGCGCACCTACTACGACCTCGAATCCTTCTGGGGCCACGGCGAACAGGTGCGCTTCGTAAGCTCAACCCCAGCAGTTTCTCCCTGA
- a CDS encoding DUF2811 domain-containing protein, with protein sequence MEQPSCAEGLGEAEAGSISLEAEVPEVLFDGMREFLRSHPQWDQYRLISSALSSFLFQHGCADQGVSQHYLNGLFLRR encoded by the coding sequence ATGGAGCAGCCCAGCTGCGCAGAAGGTTTAGGGGAGGCAGAAGCCGGCAGCATCAGCCTGGAGGCGGAGGTGCCAGAGGTGTTGTTCGATGGCATGCGCGAGTTCCTGCGCAGCCACCCCCAGTGGGATCAATACCGCTTGATCTCCTCGGCGCTTTCCAGCTTCCTGTTTCAGCACGGCTGCGCCGATCAGGGGGTGAGCCAGCACTACCTCAACGGCCTATTCCTGCGCCGCTGA
- a CDS encoding CGLD27 family protein, with the protein MPCPVPPEQRPLQEYEQLLASWFFVWPSHDLPGLLRPLATSWLLLLPVSILVASGSWVLRHHPAQLVLAGMVAAVALPMLLLVRQWLGWNYVHRRLVSERVEYEESGWYDGQVWEKPLAWRQQDLLVAQHQVQPVLRRLQQGAALAVILALVGASLCQAL; encoded by the coding sequence ATGCCGTGCCCGGTGCCGCCCGAGCAACGGCCCCTGCAGGAGTACGAGCAGTTGCTGGCCTCCTGGTTCTTTGTTTGGCCGTCCCACGACCTGCCAGGTCTGTTGCGTCCCTTAGCCACCAGCTGGCTATTGCTGCTGCCCGTTTCCATACTGGTGGCCAGTGGCAGCTGGGTATTGCGCCACCACCCGGCCCAGCTGGTGCTGGCGGGCATGGTGGCTGCAGTGGCGCTGCCGATGCTGCTGCTCGTGCGCCAGTGGCTTGGCTGGAATTACGTGCACCGCCGCCTGGTCTCCGAGCGAGTCGAATACGAGGAATCGGGGTGGTACGACGGCCAGGTGTGGGAGAAGCCCCTGGCCTGGCGCCAGCAAGACCTACTGGTGGCCCAGCACCAGGTGCAGCCGGTGCTGCGGCGGCTGCAGCAGGGCGCAGCCCTGGCGGTAATCCTGGCCCTGGTGGGGGCCAGCCTCTGTCAGGCTCTTTAG
- a CDS encoding asparaginase: MTLSSSFGGTARGGVPPLEVRLLRNGIVESRHRVHAVVCDGRGRVLMRAGDPQQLSFVRSALKPFQATVFVSSGAADHCNCGERGLAIACASHTGTAMHAREAFKLLWGAEIEAEQLQCPVPDCGKSPLEHNCSGKHAAFLATCRQLNWSTESYLQKEHPLQQEVLKRVGDLLALPAAELLTARDDCGAPTLQLQLAQMALLYAHLGAGSQADLERLSRAMLAHPELVAGEGRFDTELMRGGHGQVVSKGGAEGIQCLSRVGEGMGVAIKVEDGSARAKQAVALHLLEQLDWLTPIALEELRTRFLIPAPHLRLEVIGELRFD; the protein is encoded by the coding sequence GTGACCCTGTCCTCCAGTTTCGGTGGCACCGCCCGCGGGGGCGTCCCTCCCCTGGAGGTGCGGCTGCTGCGCAACGGCATCGTCGAATCGCGCCACCGGGTGCACGCGGTGGTTTGCGACGGGCGCGGCCGGGTATTGATGCGGGCGGGCGATCCCCAGCAGCTGAGCTTTGTGCGCTCTGCCCTAAAGCCCTTTCAGGCCACGGTGTTTGTGAGCAGTGGCGCCGCCGACCACTGCAACTGCGGCGAGCGGGGCCTGGCGATCGCCTGCGCCAGCCACACCGGCACGGCCATGCACGCCCGCGAGGCCTTCAAGCTGCTATGGGGCGCTGAAATCGAGGCCGAGCAGCTGCAATGCCCCGTGCCGGACTGCGGCAAAAGCCCCCTGGAGCACAACTGTTCCGGCAAGCACGCCGCCTTCCTGGCCACTTGCCGGCAGCTGAACTGGAGCACCGAGAGCTACCTACAAAAAGAGCATCCTCTGCAGCAGGAGGTGCTTAAGCGCGTGGGCGATCTGCTCGCCCTGCCCGCCGCCGAGCTGCTCACCGCCCGCGACGACTGCGGCGCCCCCACCCTGCAGCTGCAACTGGCCCAGATGGCCCTGCTCTACGCCCATCTGGGCGCCGGCAGCCAGGCCGATCTGGAGCGCCTCAGCCGGGCGATGTTGGCCCACCCCGAACTAGTGGCCGGCGAGGGGCGCTTTGACACCGAACTGATGCGCGGCGGCCACGGCCAGGTGGTGAGCAAGGGCGGAGCTGAAGGCATCCAGTGCCTCAGCCGCGTCGGCGAAGGCATGGGGGTGGCGATCAAGGTGGAAGACGGCTCCGCCCGAGCCAAGCAAGCCGTAGCCCTGCACCTGCTCGAGCAGCTCGACTGGCTAACACCGATAGCTCTTGAAGAGCTGCGCACTCGTTTCTTGATCCCAGCCCCCCATCTGCGCCTGGAAGTGATCGGCGAGCTGCGCTTCGACTGA
- a CDS encoding sirohydrochlorin chelatase, translating into MASPSHPDLSAGPHGPIGVLVCGHGSRNRLAVAEFAELAKGLQALLPEVPVEYGYLEFARPILRDGLEALRARGVSHVLAVPAMLFAAGHAKNDIPSVLNTYAAETGMRIDYGRELGVDLKMIQAAAARIREVLDGAATEVPLHETMLVVVGRGSSDPDANSNVAKVTRMLVEGFGFGWGETVYSGVTFPLVEPGLRQVVRLGYRRVVVFPYFLFSGVLVSRIQQHTERVAQDHPEVEFLKASYLADHPLVLDTFVERVAEVVRGDANMNCSLCKYRAQVLGFETEVGAPQHSHHHHVEGLTDGCDLCERECTGACQPDGVPIPVGGHSHDDSHAHSHDHGHSHHHPPYPHADHPLGPTTLRQGGSS; encoded by the coding sequence ATGGCTTCCCCCTCCCATCCCGACCTGAGTGCTGGCCCCCACGGCCCGATCGGGGTGCTGGTTTGCGGCCACGGCAGCCGCAATCGGCTGGCAGTGGCCGAATTTGCCGAGCTCGCTAAGGGCCTCCAAGCGCTGCTGCCCGAGGTGCCCGTGGAATACGGCTACCTGGAATTTGCCAGGCCGATACTGCGTGATGGCTTGGAGGCGCTGCGAGCTCGGGGCGTAAGCCACGTGCTCGCCGTGCCGGCCATGTTGTTTGCAGCGGGCCACGCCAAAAACGACATTCCCTCGGTGCTTAATACCTACGCGGCCGAGACGGGCATGCGTATCGACTACGGCCGCGAACTGGGGGTTGACCTGAAGATGATCCAGGCCGCCGCGGCCCGGATTCGCGAAGTTCTCGATGGGGCTGCCACAGAGGTGCCCCTGCACGAAACAATGCTGGTAGTGGTGGGCCGGGGCTCGTCCGATCCCGATGCCAATTCCAATGTCGCCAAGGTGACGCGGATGTTGGTGGAGGGTTTTGGTTTTGGCTGGGGTGAAACGGTTTATTCCGGGGTCACCTTCCCGTTGGTGGAGCCGGGACTTCGCCAGGTGGTGAGACTTGGCTATCGCCGGGTTGTCGTTTTCCCCTATTTCCTGTTTTCCGGGGTGCTGGTGAGCCGGATCCAGCAGCACACCGAGCGGGTGGCCCAGGACCATCCCGAGGTGGAGTTTCTGAAGGCCTCCTATCTGGCTGATCACCCCCTAGTGCTGGACACCTTTGTGGAGCGGGTGGCGGAGGTGGTGCGCGGTGACGCCAACATGAACTGCTCGCTGTGCAAATACCGGGCCCAGGTACTGGGCTTTGAAACTGAGGTTGGGGCGCCCCAGCACAGCCACCACCACCACGTTGAAGGGCTCACCGACGGCTGTGACCTCTGTGAGCGTGAGTGCACCGGTGCCTGCCAGCCCGATGGCGTGCCGATTCCAGTGGGCGGCCACAGCCACGATGACTCCCATGCGCACAGCCACGACCATGGGCACAGCCATCACCATCCCCCCTACCCCCACGCGGACCATCCCCTCGGTCCCACAACCCTGCGCCAGGGCGGCAGCAGCTGA
- a CDS encoding DUF3318 domain-containing protein has translation MSELQRLKGLLPPELQSWVFVEAAASVEPPLITIEEIGRDEVEIQVDLETWDGLAIDHRNLLFWHEVGRVQNDAVPRDGWEMAALAIGLGGAIGELWVQDGLLLVMALGLSGFAGYRLYLKNNTEKRLQDAIAADERAIDLATRFGYTLPNAYKSLGGALKELVEQTRKKKKRAFYEDRLEALRKSAGKARAEMAQQQGSRQSVTSENVYG, from the coding sequence ATGAGTGAGCTCCAGCGCCTGAAAGGGCTGCTGCCACCTGAATTGCAGAGCTGGGTGTTTGTGGAAGCGGCCGCCTCGGTGGAGCCGCCCCTGATCACCATCGAAGAGATCGGCCGCGATGAAGTCGAAATTCAGGTCGACCTGGAAACCTGGGACGGGCTGGCGATAGACCATCGCAACCTGCTGTTTTGGCACGAGGTGGGCCGCGTTCAGAACGATGCGGTGCCCCGCGACGGTTGGGAGATGGCGGCCCTGGCGATCGGCCTGGGTGGCGCCATCGGTGAGCTGTGGGTGCAGGACGGCCTGCTGCTGGTGATGGCCCTGGGCCTGTCCGGCTTTGCCGGCTACCGCCTCTACCTCAAAAACAACACCGAAAAGCGGCTGCAGGATGCCATCGCCGCCGATGAGCGGGCCATCGACCTGGCCACCCGCTTCGGTTACACCCTGCCCAATGCCTACAAGAGCTTGGGCGGCGCCCTCAAGGAGCTGGTGGAGCAGACCCGCAAGAAAAAGAAGCGCGCCTTCTACGAAGACCGGCTCGAGGCACTGCGCAAGAGTGCCGGCAAGGCCCGGGCCGAAATGGCCCAGCAACAGGGCTCGCGTCAATCCGTCACCAGTGAGAACGTCTATGGCTGA
- a CDS encoding ParB-like protein translates to MALRLPPYQPLPAPLPGGELLEVPIAQLRPTQLCVGLAEVRSRLRDFGAENTRERRTYLGSKPVPLVRSADGSVWMVDRHHRLRALIEIEPDATAFGYVVLELDSPDPEQVLAALHQRGWLYLYDGRGLGPLPPSALPEQLTGLQDDPYRSLVWKLKQEGVLAAAPLIPFHEFRWGAWLRSRPLPPFSSEQLEPALPGARALARSGAAAHLAGWKGSGCC, encoded by the coding sequence ATGGCCCTGCGCCTTCCCCCGTACCAGCCGTTGCCGGCCCCGCTCCCGGGGGGGGAGCTGCTTGAGGTGCCCATCGCCCAGCTGCGCCCCACCCAGCTCTGCGTGGGACTAGCTGAAGTGCGCAGCAGGCTGCGCGATTTCGGGGCCGAAAATACCCGCGAACGCCGCACCTACCTGGGCAGTAAGCCCGTGCCGCTGGTGCGCAGCGCCGATGGCAGCGTGTGGATGGTCGACCGCCACCACCGCCTACGGGCCCTGATCGAGATCGAACCCGACGCCACCGCCTTCGGCTACGTGGTGCTCGAGCTCGACAGCCCCGACCCCGAGCAGGTGCTTGCGGCCCTGCATCAACGGGGCTGGCTCTACCTCTATGACGGCCGGGGCTTGGGGCCCCTGCCCCCCAGCGCCCTGCCCGAGCAGCTCACAGGCCTGCAGGACGACCCCTACCGCAGCTTGGTGTGGAAGTTGAAGCAGGAGGGGGTGCTAGCTGCCGCACCGCTGATTCCCTTCCATGAATTCCGCTGGGGGGCCTGGCTGCGCAGCCGCCCCCTGCCGCCCTTCAGCTCCGAGCAACTCGAGCCGGCCCTGCCCGGCGCCCGCGCCCTGGCCCGCTCCGGCGCCGCCGCCCACCTGGCTGGCTGGAAGGGCTCAGGCTGTTGCTAG
- a CDS encoding GMC family oxidoreductase, producing the protein MAISASVTQPDAIVVGSGATGGVAAMVLAEAGLRVLVLEAGPELSSRQAFGSEPLNTARRVARIASGQQRLQRHHPGFWKHNPQLFVDERLNPYSTPDDAPFLWSRGRQVGGKSLTWGGITLRLSDYEFGAAERDGQGAGWPIGSAELAPYYTRLEQLLEVHGACDGLPQLPDGHFQAPLPFTPGERHLQRRIGDELGLPLIHSRGFNLHRGAGWPRSASQGRTLARALATGRTQVRSNAVVSHLLLDGDRARGVLLVDGKTAARERIEAPLVVLCASTIETLRILLHSSEAHQRGGLIDPSGSLGRYLMDHISSSRFFSIPGVPALDGPSELSGAGSCFIPNTVNLDAGSEADFCGGYGLWTALQRFDPPALLQRRRGEAVGFLIGHGDVQPNADNQVTLNVENLDAWGLPTAHINCRWGANEQRLVAHMHRRMEAVVAAGGGQIRPIEDLFVLPLLEPWIRTSLAVSPEAPPPGYYIHELGGARMASQPEAGVVNHLNQCWGAPNVLVVDGACWPRSGWQSPTLTEMAITWRACEAAAARLRQGDP; encoded by the coding sequence ATGGCCATCTCCGCCAGCGTGACCCAGCCCGACGCCATCGTGGTGGGCTCCGGCGCTACCGGCGGTGTGGCCGCCATGGTGCTGGCCGAGGCGGGGCTGCGGGTGCTGGTGCTGGAGGCCGGTCCCGAGCTCTCATCCCGCCAGGCCTTCGGCAGCGAACCGCTGAATACGGCCCGGCGTGTGGCCCGCATCGCCAGCGGCCAGCAACGGCTGCAGCGCCACCATCCGGGCTTCTGGAAACACAATCCCCAGCTGTTCGTTGATGAGCGGCTCAATCCCTACTCCACCCCAGACGACGCTCCGTTTTTGTGGAGCCGGGGCCGGCAGGTGGGGGGCAAAAGCCTCACCTGGGGAGGCATCACCCTGCGCCTTTCCGACTACGAATTTGGTGCCGCTGAGCGCGATGGTCAGGGGGCGGGCTGGCCGATCGGCAGCGCCGAGCTAGCGCCCTATTACACCCGCCTTGAGCAGTTGCTGGAGGTGCATGGAGCCTGCGACGGCCTGCCCCAGCTGCCCGATGGCCACTTCCAGGCGCCCTTGCCCTTCACCCCGGGCGAACGCCACCTACAGCGCCGCATCGGCGACGAGCTCGGCCTGCCCCTGATCCATTCCCGCGGCTTCAACCTGCACCGAGGTGCGGGCTGGCCCCGCTCAGCTAGCCAGGGGCGCACGTTGGCACGGGCCCTGGCAACAGGGCGCACCCAGGTGCGCAGCAACGCCGTGGTGAGCCATCTACTGCTCGACGGCGACCGGGCCCGGGGCGTGCTGCTAGTGGATGGCAAAACGGCTGCCCGCGAGCGCATTGAGGCGCCCTTGGTGGTGCTCTGCGCCTCAACGATCGAGACCCTGCGGATCCTGCTGCACTCGAGCGAAGCCCACCAGCGCGGCGGCCTAATCGATCCCTCCGGCAGCCTCGGGCGCTATCTGATGGACCACATCTCCAGCAGTCGCTTCTTTTCGATTCCCGGGGTTCCAGCCCTCGATGGGCCCAGCGAACTTTCAGGGGCCGGTAGCTGCTTCATCCCCAACACGGTCAACCTTGACGCTGGCAGCGAAGCTGATTTCTGTGGCGGCTACGGCCTCTGGACAGCCCTGCAGCGCTTTGATCCACCCGCCCTGTTGCAGCGCCGCCGGGGCGAGGCGGTGGGTTTCCTAATCGGTCACGGCGACGTGCAGCCCAACGCCGACAACCAGGTGACGTTGAACGTCGAAAATCTCGATGCCTGGGGGCTACCCACCGCCCACATCAACTGCCGCTGGGGCGCAAACGAGCAGCGCCTGGTGGCCCACATGCACCGGCGCATGGAGGCAGTGGTGGCAGCTGGTGGCGGGCAGATCCGGCCCATCGAAGATCTATTTGTGCTGCCGCTGCTGGAGCCCTGGATCCGCACCAGCCTAGCGGTGAGCCCCGAGGCGCCACCACCTGGCTACTACATCCACGAACTCGGCGGCGCCCGCATGGCCAGCCAGCCCGAGGCAGGGGTGGTGAATCACCTCAACCAATGCTGGGGCGCCCCCAATGTGCTGGTAGTAGATGGGGCCTGCTGGCCCCGGTCCGGCTGGCAGAGCCCAACCCTCACAGAAATGGCCATCACCTGGCGCGCCTGCGAAGCCGCTGCAGCCAGGTTGCGCCAAGGAGACCCCTAA